The following coding sequences are from one Cygnus olor isolate bCygOlo1 chromosome 2, bCygOlo1.pri.v2, whole genome shotgun sequence window:
- the LOC121065025 gene encoding lymphocyte antigen 6E-like yields MKPSLLVVFAVALCVERAFSLTCFTCKDASSNLQCLSTTTCSDHEKYCLTTYSTTGLGNDRKQHITKKCSAFCPSIDLNIGIAGVATSCCETSLCNISGASSVKTSYTMIAVGVLASLACILRLGF; encoded by the exons atgaagccttctcttctcgTCGTGTTCGCCGTAGCCCTGTGCGTGGAGAGGG CTTTCTCCCTGACGTGTTTCACATGCAAAGATGCATCGTCCAACTTACAGTGCCTGAGTACAACCACGTGCTCTGACCACGAGAAGTACTGCCTCACGACATATTCCACCACAGGACTCG GCAATGACCGCAAACAGCACATCACCAAGAAATGCTCTGCATTTTGCCCATCCATTGACCTGAATATTGGCATTGCCGGTGTTGCCACCAGCTGCTGCGAGACTTCCCTGTGCAACATCAGCGGGGCCAGCAGCGTGAAAACCAGTTACACCATGATAGCTGTGGGCGTCTTGGCCAGCCTCGCCTGCATCCTCCGGCTGGGGTTTTAA
- the LOC121065027 gene encoding lymphocyte antigen 6E-like: protein MKAFLIALLVAVLCAERASSLFCYTCDNEHSNWNCLKTYKCEDHEKYCITTYSSSGFGKDMGYRITKKCSADCPETNMNFGVAAISTKCCGTSLCNFSGANSVKISYAVMLLGIVASLVCVIRAGL from the exons ATGAAGGCTTTTCTCATTGCCCTGCTGGTGGCAGTCCTGTGTGCCGAGCGAG CTTCCTCGCTGTTTTGCTACACATGTGATAATGAGCACTCTAACTGGAACTGTCTTAAAACCTACAAGTGTGAAGATCATGAGAAATACTGTATAACCACATACAGCTCTTCTGGGTTCG GCAAGGACATGGGATACCGCATCACCAAGAAGTGTTCTGCAGACTGTCCTGAGACTAACATGAACTTTGGCGTGGCGGCCATTTCCACCAAATGCTGCGGTACCTCCCTGTGCAATTTCAGTGGGGCCAACAGCGTGAAAATCAGCTATGCTGTGATGCTCCTGGGAATTGTGGCCAGTTTGGTCTGTGTCATCAGGGCAGGTTTGTGA
- the LOC121065028 gene encoding lymphocyte antigen 6E-like yields MRVLFLGCGHNWEMMKALLLAVLALILCAEQADALYCYTCEWEQSNWSCLKAQKCSDKDEYCVTNVASVGIGFLSLWKRITKKCSGSCPYHNFSLGLATYTSYCCQTFLCNLSACPGPRLARP; encoded by the exons ATGCGGGTGCTTTTCCTGGGCTGCGGACACAACTGGGAAATGATGAAGGCCTTGCTCCTCGCCGTGCTGGCTTTGATCCTATGTGCAGAGCAAG cagatgCCCTGTACTGCTACACCTGCGAGTGGGAGCAAAGCAACTGGAGCTGTCTGAAGGCCCAGAAGTGCTCGGACAAGGATGAGTACTGTGTGACAAATGTTGCCTCCGTAGGGATCG GCTTTTTGTCTCTGTGGAAGAGGATCACCAAGAAGTGCTCTGGGAGCTGCCCGTACCACAACTTCAGCCTGGGTCTGGCCACCTACACCTCGTACTGCTGCCAGACCTTCCTGTGCAACCTGAGCGCCTGCCCGGGGCCCAGGCTAGCTCGTCCTTGA